One window of the Saccopteryx bilineata isolate mSacBil1 chromosome 2, mSacBil1_pri_phased_curated, whole genome shotgun sequence genome contains the following:
- the LOC136322810 gene encoding olfactory receptor 2S2 → MEKPNQTTPVVGFILLGLSTHPKLEKMFFVLILLMYLVILLGNGVLILVTTLDSRLHTPMYFFLGNLSFLDICYTTSSIPLVLDGFLTPRKTIPFSACAVQMFLSFAMAGTECVLLSMMAFDRYVAICNPLRYPVVMSKAAYVPMAASSWAIGCAASAIHTTLTAQLPFCGDNIINHFTCEILAVLKLACADISINVISMGVTNVIFLGIPVLFISFSYVFIIATILRIPSAEGRKKAFSTCSAHLTVVIIFYGTLFFMYGKPKSKDPLGTDEQDLTDKLIPLFYGVVTPMLNPIIYSLRNKDVKAAVRNLVAQKRVSQ, encoded by the coding sequence ATGGAAAAACCCAATCAGACCACCCCTGTGGTGGGGTTCATTCTCCTGGGCCTCTCAACCCACCCAAAGCTGGAGAAAATGTTCTTTGTGCTCATCCTGCTGATGTACCTGGTGATCCTGCTGGGCAACGGGGTCCTCATCCTGGTGACCACCCTTGACTCCCGCCTGCACAcacccatgtacttcttcctggggaaCCTCTCCTTCCTGGACATTTGCTACACAACCTCTTCCATTCCTCTAGTCTTAGATGGCTTCCTGACCCCCAGGAAAACCATCCCCTTCTCAGCCTGTGCCGTGCAGATGTTCCTTTCTTTTGCTATGGCAGGGACAGAGTGTGTTCTCCTGAGCATGATGGCGTTTGATCGCTATGTTGCCATCTGCAACCCCCTTAGATATCCTGTGGTCATGAGCAAGGCTGCTTATGTGCCCATGGCTGCCAGCTCCTGGGCTATTGGTTGTGCTGCTTCTGCAATACACACAACCTTGACAGCTCAGCTGCCCTTCTGTGGGGACAACATCATCAACCACTTCACCTGTGAGATCCTGGCTGTCCTGAAGTTGGCCTGTGCTGACATCTCCATCAATGTGATCAGCATGGGGGTGACAAACGTGATCTTCCTGGGCATCCCAGTCCTGTTCATCTCATTCTCCTATGTGTTCATCATTGCTACCATCCTGAGGATCCCCTCAGCTGAGGGCAGGAAAAAGGCCTTCTccacatgctctgcccacctcacTGTAGTGATCATATTCTATGGGACCTTATTTTTCATGTATGGGAAGCCCAAATCTAAGGATCCCTTGGGAACAGATGAACAGGACCTTACAGACAAGCTCATTCCCCTCTTCTACGGGGTGGTGACCCCCATGCTCAACCCCATCATCTACAGCCTGAGGAACAAGGACGTGAAAGCCGCTGTGAGGAACCTTGTGGCTCAGAAACGTGTCAGCCAGTGA